A region of Subdoligranulum variabile DNA encodes the following proteins:
- the spoIVB gene encoding SpoIVB peptidase: MPKHRIRRALLTVLLLLTVLSGGLVAALRAALPDTFYTSEQDGGFRIASMPWVTVGSQSENVARAGNNNADRSRNVTLALFGTIPLKTVRTVDTEARSVQVCGTPFGIKMFSDGALVVAFSDQYTALGTENPAKEAGLKLGDLIVSAGGQPIRSNEELTHAITAAEGASLQLVYQRDGHQYTTTLTPVADATTGAYRAGIWVRDSSAGIGTMTFLDPKNGTFGGLGHAISDTDTGADITLLSGEIVPVVITGCVSGAAGSPGELRGEFSAASAGTVLANDATGVYGAYTGTVSGQNCLVAQPQQIALGEAEIWTTISGSTPQRYQVRIERVNMTSGDPNRNLLIKITDPDLLAATGGIVQGMSGSPIVQNGRLVGAVTHVLVNDPSRGYGIFATAMLEKADAIAP, encoded by the coding sequence ATGCCCAAACATCGCATACGGCGCGCCTTGCTGACGGTGCTGCTGCTTCTGACGGTATTGTCGGGAGGCTTGGTGGCGGCGCTGCGGGCGGCGCTGCCGGATACCTTTTACACAAGCGAGCAGGATGGAGGATTTCGCATTGCTTCGATGCCCTGGGTCACCGTAGGATCGCAATCGGAGAATGTGGCCCGGGCGGGCAACAATAACGCAGACCGGAGCCGGAATGTGACGCTGGCCTTGTTTGGTACCATTCCGTTGAAAACGGTGCGCACAGTGGATACCGAGGCCCGCAGTGTACAGGTGTGCGGAACGCCCTTCGGCATCAAGATGTTCTCGGACGGGGCGCTGGTAGTAGCCTTCTCGGATCAGTATACAGCTTTGGGAACGGAAAACCCCGCCAAGGAGGCGGGACTGAAACTGGGGGATCTCATCGTATCGGCAGGTGGGCAGCCCATTCGCAGCAATGAGGAACTCACCCATGCCATTACTGCTGCGGAGGGGGCCTCTCTGCAGCTGGTATACCAACGGGATGGACATCAGTATACAACAACGCTGACACCGGTGGCTGACGCGACGACAGGTGCCTATCGGGCGGGAATCTGGGTGAGGGATTCCAGCGCCGGTATCGGGACAATGACCTTTCTTGACCCAAAGAACGGGACCTTCGGCGGTCTTGGGCATGCCATCAGTGATACGGATACCGGTGCGGATATAACATTGCTGTCCGGAGAAATCGTTCCGGTGGTGATTACCGGCTGCGTCAGCGGCGCGGCAGGCAGCCCCGGGGAACTGCGCGGAGAGTTTTCGGCAGCGTCGGCGGGGACGGTACTGGCCAATGACGCGACCGGCGTGTACGGAGCCTATACGGGTACTGTATCGGGACAAAACTGCCTGGTTGCGCAGCCTCAGCAGATTGCGCTGGGGGAAGCTGAAATCTGGACGACTATTTCCGGCAGTACACCGCAGCGGTACCAGGTACGCATTGAACGGGTCAATATGACCAGCGGCGATCCCAACCGGAATCTGTTGATCAAGATTACGGATCCGGACCTGTTGGCGGCGACGGGCGGCATCGTGCAGGGAATGAGCGGCAGCCCCATCGTGCAAAACGGAAGGCTGGTTGGTGCGGTCACCCATGTGCTGGTGAATGATCCCAGCCGCGGGTATGGAATCTTTGCCACAGCGATGTTGGAAAAGGCGGATGCCATTGCCCCTTGA
- the spo0A gene encoding sporulation transcription factor Spo0A, whose protein sequence is MEKIKFVMTDTGAQVSALCRQALEAKGVAVTVCEKNGDKALETLLNVHPQAVLLDAFMPDLDAITVKQRYEAQNTSGTRTTFFVTGAFQSEEMEQELLDNGFSFFFVKPFDESVLVSRVLKAAGGTSRPAVSSQDSDELTVTEILHQIGVPAHIKGYQFLRDAILLTTEDHGYINAVTKRLYPEIAKRNGTTASRVERAIRHAIEVAWDRGDVDTLNSYFGYTIHNLRGKPTNSEFIAMIADKIRLDKKRRA, encoded by the coding sequence ATGGAAAAGATCAAGTTCGTGATGACCGATACCGGCGCACAGGTGTCCGCTTTGTGCCGCCAGGCATTGGAAGCCAAGGGGGTCGCGGTGACTGTATGCGAGAAAAACGGCGACAAAGCGCTGGAAACGCTGCTGAATGTGCATCCCCAGGCGGTTCTGCTGGATGCGTTCATGCCGGATCTCGATGCGATCACGGTGAAGCAGCGCTATGAGGCACAGAACACCAGCGGCACACGGACGACCTTTTTTGTGACAGGTGCCTTTCAAAGTGAAGAGATGGAACAGGAACTGCTGGATAACGGCTTTTCCTTTTTCTTTGTCAAACCGTTTGACGAGAGTGTACTGGTCAGTCGGGTGCTCAAGGCTGCGGGTGGGACAAGCCGTCCTGCGGTCAGCTCACAGGATTCCGATGAACTTACCGTCACCGAGATTCTGCATCAGATCGGCGTGCCTGCCCACATCAAGGGGTATCAGTTTCTCCGCGATGCGATCCTGCTGACCACAGAGGACCATGGCTACATCAATGCCGTCACCAAGCGGCTTTATCCGGAAATCGCCAAACGCAACGGAACCACGGCGAGCCGTGTGGAACGTGCCATCCGCCATGCCATCGAGGTGGCCTGGGACCGCGGCGATGTGGATACACTGAACAGTTATTTCGGGTATACCATTCACAATCTGCGCGGCAAACCTACCAACAGCGAATTTATTGCGATGATCGCGGATAAAATCCGGCTGGACAAAAAGCGCCGTGCATAA